From Columba livia isolate bColLiv1 breed racing homer chromosome 5, bColLiv1.pat.W.v2, whole genome shotgun sequence, one genomic window encodes:
- the COCH gene encoding cochlin — translation MRPGRRLKGARRLLPIVQLRGGDGSPRQCSSVVKLCCLVLCCSPLLSSALGFPGARARLAAMWFAPLLLGAFLLSSPVRGSDGSASTAITCFTRGLDLRKETEDVLCPANCPLWQFYVFGDGVYASLSSVCGAAIHRGVITNAGGAVRVQTLPGQENYPAVNANGIQSQVLARWASSFSVTRTKNTALESVGRSVSTARPSTGKRPKKPLDKKAGNKDCKADIAFLIDGSYNIGQRRFNLQKNFVGKVAVMLGIGTEGPHVGVVQASEHPKIEFYLKNFTAAKEVLFAIKELGFIGGNSNTGKALKHTAQKFFSLENGARKGIPKIIVVFLDGWPSDDIEEAGIVAREFGVNVFIVSVAKPTTEELGMVQDIGFVDKAVCRNNGFFSYQMPTWFGTTKYVKPLVQKLCSHEQMLCSKTCYNSVNIGFLIDGSSSIGESNFRLVLEFISNVAKAFEISDIGSKIAAVQFTYDQRTEFSFTDYTTKEKVLSAIRNIRYMSGGTATGDAISFTTRNVFGPVKDGANKNFLVVLTDGQSYDDVRGPAAAAQKAGITVFSVGIAWAPLDDLKDMASEPRESHTFFTREFTGLEQMVPDIIRGICKDFLDSKQ, via the exons ATGCGCCCCGGGAGACGTTTAAagggggcgcggcggctgctGCCGATTGTACAGCTCCGTGGAGGGGACGGTAGCCCACGACAGTGCAGCTCAGTGGTCAAGCTGTGCTGCCTTGTGCTGTGCTGTTCGcctctgctctcctctgctCTCGGCTTCCCCGGGGCACGGGCGCGTCTCGCCGCCATGTGGTTCGCCCCACTTCTCCTCG GCGccttcctgctctccagccCCGTGCGCGGGAGCGACGGCTCGG cttccacTGCTATCACCTGCTTTACAAGAGGACTGGACCTtagaaaggagacagaagatGTCCTTTGCCCAGCAAACTGTCCTCTATGGCAATTTTATGTCTTTGGGGATGGAGTTTATGCCTCTCTTTCCAGTGTCTGTGGAGCTGCCATACACAG GGGGGTGATCACCaatgcaggaggagctgtgagGGTACAGACTCTCCCAGGACAGGAAAACTACCCTGCTGTGAATGCCAATGGGATCCAGTCTCAGGTGCTCGctagatgggcttcatccttctcaGTTACCC GTACCAAGAACACAGCACTTGAATCAGTTGGACGTTCGGTCTCAACAGCACGTCCTTCTACAG GTAAAAGACCTAAGAAGCCACTTGATAAAAAGGCTGGGAACAAAG ACTGTAAAGCTGATATTGCATTTCTCATCGATGGAAGTTACAACATCGGCCAACGTAGATTTAATTTGCAGAAAAACTTTGTTGGAAAAGTAGCTGTGATGTTGGGAATTGGAACAGAAGGGCCTCACGTAGGAGTTGTACAGGCCAG TGAACATCCAAAAATTGAATTCTATCTGAAAAACTTCACTGCTGCAAAAGAAGTTTTGTTTGCCATAAAGGAATTAGGGTTCATAGGAGGCAATTCTAATACAG GGAAAGCATTGAAGCACACAGCTCAGAAATTCTTCTCTTTGGAAAATGGAGCACGCAAAGGAATTCCCAAGATCATTGTAGTGTTTCTAGATGGCTGGCCCTCAGATGATATAGAAGAAGCTGGCATAGTGGCCAGAGAATTTGGAGTCAACGTATTCATTGTATCTGTGGCAAAACCCACAACAGAAGAGCTGGGAATGGTACAAGACATTGGTTTTGTTGACAAG gctGTTTGTCGAAACAATGGCTTCTTCTcttaccaaatgcccacctggTTTGGTACTACCAAATACGTAAAACCTCTTGTCCAAAAATTGTGTTCACATGAGCAGATGTTGTGTAGCAAGACGTGCTACAACTCGGTCAACATCGGTTTCTTGATCGATGGTTCCAGCAGCATCGGAGAAAGCAACTTCCGCCTTGTGCTGGAATTCATCAGCAACGTTGCAAAGGCTTTTGAGATCTCTGACATCGGCTCCAAGATTGCAGCTGTGCAGTTCACGTACGACCAGCGTACCGAGTTCAGCTTCACCGACTACACCACGAAAGAAAAGGTCCTCTCGGCTATCCGGAACATTCGCTACATGAGCGGCGGCACTGCGACTGGCGATGCCATTTCTTTCACAACCAGAAATGTGTTTGGGCCAGTGAAAGATGGAGCTAACAAAAATTTCCTTGTTGTTTTGACGGATGGTCAGTCTTATGATGACGTTAGAGGGCCCGCTGCTGCTGCACAAAAAGCAG gAATAACTGTCTTCTCTGTTGGTATTGCCTGGGCACCTCTGGACGATCTGAAAGACATGGCTTCTGAACCAAGAGAGTCTCATACTTTCTTCACGAGGGAGTTCACAGGACTGGAGCAGATGGTTCCTGATATTATTAGGGGCATCTGTAAAGATTTTTTGGACTCTaagcaataa